CCATAAAAGCCatgtcaaaatttgactttAGACCAACCCATTCAAGGGTCTCCAGAGcttaacattattttttttatatttgtagaAAGCgaatttaacatttattttcaacaagCCTACAAGTGGGGCCACAGCGGCGCAACAAGCGTGAAAGTTACGCGATTGATATCCATTCAACAAAGAAtgtaatcaacaaaaaataaaagatcgGGCAGCATTGACGTCTTCACAACAATGAAACGGTCAAGTTCAACAGATgtgaaaacccaaaaaagaaaagtggacAAGTAGGAATCGAGTGAGCACAGCAGTCCGTAAGGTTTCAACTATTTGATGAACCGATGCGAGTCAATCGGACAATTAATAAACAGTGTGGTCCGTGCTGGTGGATACAAGACGAAAACGCAAATTCCAGTCAATTAAGTGTTCCTTTCCTTGAcgctgaatttttgaaaaattaattgccGTCGCGATTAACTGTAATAAATGTAAGGTATTTCGTCGGGCCCGTACTGGTACTCTTCATCCGGACGTGTGGGACGTTTGTTAGAATTCCCGTACGGATTGCCGACGGCCATCGGTCGACCCCTGTAACCGTATGGTCTCCCTACACGCAAACAAACGTCAACACAGTCATCTAATGCCATTTCTTATTCGACTTCACGAAGAAATGCCATCAGTTTCACTTACTGATTCGGAAAGGAACGGCGTCGACGACGTAACCGCGTTCCGTTTCCATGACGGCCAACGcctggaaaaccaacaaaacggCAAACAGTCGCCACTGgacaatttcaagaaaaaaagaaaaacgattggACCAGACCCGATAAAACGTTAACTGTTAATAATTAAGTGTACCTTGAGttctgaaagtgaaaaattcatttctgaaTGCAGACCGATAAGTTGCCTGATCCTGCTGGACTTTTATACAATATTCGATTGATACTGAAGAGTCAACACTCAGCGGCCGCCTGTTATAGGACCCATATTCTGCGTAGGAGGAGTGGGGGGAAATCATCAGAGTacgaaacaaggaaaaaatgcccataaaaataaatcatagGCTGAATCTCGTGCGCAATTGATTGCCACCATATTATTCCCGGATTATTTCGACATGTCAAGGTGACGCAACGATCCCTACAGGCTCCAGTGTACAGACTGTATTCGACTTTCGCCAATTAAAAATGGGCGCGTCTTTTCATTCATCGGGCGGTGGCTTTGcttgacttttattttcatcacaCCGGATCTGTACATCCGTCAACCCCCCCTCAAGATCGATTACGAAACTTTAAATGACATTAAATGGAGTAaatcacttttaaaaaatgtaattgttAATTTAGACCATTTGAGTTAGTTGTCTCTATTAGGATCCGACTGAAATGAGGTAAATCAAAGTGTGGAGAAAGTTGGCAACTGTTtaaacgacaaaagaaaaattcaaatgccaAAGAGCAAAACGGTTCTGATCACCCAGAAGTTGTTAAAATGCGCAGTGCTCTAAATTTCGTCACAAGAGGAAAACCAATAATAAGAGCATTTAATTCTCCTCATGAAACAGCTGCATCGCGGTGGGCTCAATCAGCCAGTTCATTTCTCGCGTTCAACAAATCACACCCTTGTACGACTCTAATTTACACTTTCCTCTACACGAGATGCCCTACATTCTATGAATCATGTTGCGGGTTTCCGCATTTCCCTTCGTTTATCCCATACAATTAAACGGCGAATTTGTGCAAACGTACGTCGTTCGGTCCGCCTCGAGAGAGCCAGATAGTGTTAATTGCCCAAATCAATTCTTTCTCAGCTCGTTTGTTTTCAGCCTCCCAGATAAGAGTTTGCCCTGATTTTATCCACCAACTTTCTCTGCCTTGATTCTTCTTATAAAGAGTCGATTCTAAGCAAACAGATTCCAGCACTCGGATTCGACACTTGCGCAACGCTACAACTGAGATGACGTCGTGCTGCTGCCCGTTTGTGTTAATGGTAAGtcaatcaaagaaatcaaCCAAGGCAcgttgattcaattaaaaaagaaagaaaacatttgtaGTTGGTTTCAGTGGTCGCTGTGAAAAGTGCGACCCTTCCGTGTTACTCGGCGGACGATTCGTGGACTTACAACAACCTGGAATCTCCCAAAGTCCCGATCTTCGACACGACCCCCTTCAAAGAGGCTCCGTCGTCTTACGTCTCGACCAACGCCCGACGCCACTATTACAGACGGCCAGTATTGAACGGTCACAGTTCCCAAGTGAACGCCTATTGGATTCGACCAGCCCCTTACTAccctcctcatcctcctcctACCGCTGTTGCTGCGTCGCACAGACAGGCCCAGACTGTCGTCATCGTTTTTCACCAAGAAGAATAAATGCAGCAAATCGTGTCGCTTGGGGAAATAAATTGtgagaaaaaccaaatgtttCAATCAACACATTTTCGAGACCAAACAGAAACCCTCAATCGTGTACCCTATTTACGGCCatccgtttaaaaaaaaaaaaaaaaaaagagcaaagcgGAGCAAAGGTGGAGCAGCGTAACGAGGAGGTACCTGTGTGGCGGCAGGTTCCTCttggttaaaaaaatagtCTTGTTGCACTTTTGCTTCAAGTGCTTAAAGTTCAAATGTTTTCGAATGTAATAGTTTACCCACAGAGAAAGTTGTGagttacaaaataaaaaaacaggcctgatctgcagtcgacaCGTGAGATTTCTAGTGAAACCttactgagaaaaaaacaaaaacggagagggaaaaacagttgcagtcaaacGCCTAGCTGGCTAGCTCACAGGAATAAACATACTCCGTGACTACATATCGATTTaaaatcaacgccaccaaacattgtcaaaaaggaagaacagATCAATTGTGTCCTACCTTTGTGCCTGGGAAaaacagccaggcatccacagttgctccatccatcagCTGGAAGAGTTCAATGGCACCAGGACGGGATAAgggtaaaaagggtgtcctcgtgaatacacccacactctcATGGGCATACACGAGAACATTGAAAGGAAGGGGAAAAGGAGAGATCCGTGACATCGTAGTTCTTCCAATCCAATTGGATGCTTTTTATCTAagtaataaatagaaaatgagtaattaaaaatgattcgaCAGAAACAACCAGTCAGGagagttgaaaatgagacactgggtaaacacgaattgttaataaatgggagatTTAAAGGTTGAcatgtaatacactgcattgGTGCAGGTAATGCAGCATTAAAGATTCTAGTAGGTCACAggtcaataaaagtaaagaatGAAATCATTACCTGGCAAGCGGTgatcctgagattgttgctgacgGCAGGTTAACACctgcacaagcaaaacttgcatgATGGGTGGCTGTTGGGTGGTTACGATGACTGGCTCTGGCCTTGAatctgcaaaaagaaaagggttaGAAATTAGAACATAGTACAGACAAACTTTCATGCAGCGACAGGGCaattacatgataaatgctattCAGGAACTAACATTACTCAAAATTTAGAACAGATTTAACTTTACTGTTTAAGCTCTCATATAACCGTTGCATttctattcttagttttatttacccgccaaaaacATCGAGTCGAGAGCATTGCTTGAGAAATAACTCGACACCACAGACACATCACACGAGACGATCACATTTTCgtaatttgatttattgttttggggttttctttcatttcgtgtAGCCAcgtacattttcaaaagagttaccgttccgttttctttatAATCTCAAACTTTGTGGGCTTATACTTCGTGTTTCGTGCTTCGTAGTCTCAAAACTgtaaagcagacgacacattTTATTCTAATTAGCATGATTACGATATAACGATATATCGATCGATATCGATTGAAAttagaagtaaaaataaatgaaactcTCCCCTCAAAATCCAAACCACTCAAATACGATAAGGGAATAACCAATTAATAAGTTGAAGAAATAAGATTTAGTTGAAGTCTAATATTATTTCTGTTTCGTTATGTAATTCCCCGGtaagacccccccccccaaaaaaaaacaaaaaaaacaaaaaaaaaaaaaaaacaaacaaacaaaaatcgacTAGCGTTGTCCATTGCGTAaccttgaaagaaaagaaaagaaccccGCAAAAACACCCCCTTTTACGAAAAGAAATAGCCGACATTCTAATAACAAGGACAAAACTGACATGGAATGACATTTCCTACCTGATTTGAAGATATGCAAATGATTCACGCGACGACTTTTTATTCATATCTGCACACACAGTCGGTTGAACTAGACACCAAATAACGTTTGGCACATAGCCAAGTCACGTCAGAAATAGGAATccacaacactttttttttaaacatctgTCAAGAATAAGAGCTGGGG
The sequence above is a segment of the Daphnia pulex isolate KAP4 chromosome 11, ASM2113471v1 genome. Coding sequences within it:
- the LOC124207152 gene encoding uncharacterized protein LOC124207152; its protein translation is MTSCCCPFVLMLVSVVAVKSATLPCYSADDSWTYNNLESPKVPIFDTTPFKEAPSSYVSTNARRHYYRRPVLNGHSSQVNAYWIRPAPYYPPHPPPTAVAASHRQAQTVVIVFHQEE
- the LOC124207149 gene encoding uncharacterized protein LOC124207149, translating into MYVATRNERKPQNNKSNYENVIVSCDVSVVSSYFSSNALDSMFLADSRPEPVIVTTQQPPIMQVLLVQVLTCRQQQSQDHRLPDKKHPIGLEELRCHGSLLFPFLSMFSCMPMRVWVYSRGHPFYPYPVLVPLNSSS